One window of Coregonus clupeaformis isolate EN_2021a unplaced genomic scaffold, ASM2061545v1 scaf2909, whole genome shotgun sequence genomic DNA carries:
- the LOC123489260 gene encoding semaphorin-6B-like encodes HVLCCHDDHGPSPHVFLLLLRLAHSSFPEEPGPLSYAPLEVVRRYPVFVGRAHRSSQRQELHIQTVLQVNRTLYIGARDDLYRVELDNMSGDEMFYSKKRTWESNKNDIRVCRMKGKHEEECRNFIKVLLSQHGGLFVCGTNAFNPLCANYTRDSLEMVGETFSGMARCPYDPRHANVALFAEGSLFTGTVTDFLAIDAVIYRSLGVSPALRTVKHDSKWFREPFFVSAVEWGPHIYFFFREMAMEFHHLEKVMVSRVARVCKGDLGGSQRVLEKQWTSFLKARLNCSVPGDSHFYFNLLHATSPILNMNGRDVILGLFSTPPNSIPGSAVCVFDMQQLARVFEGRFKEQKSPESIWTPVPDELVPKPRPGGCAVQVQGSPFSSSKSLPDEVLNFVKTHPLMDETIPLVGHRPWVIKTMGRYQLTAMVVDTEAGPHRNRTVLFLGSTRGTVLKFLILPSGENSPTHSNVFLEEVEGFNPEKCGEDSVQARQLLFLSLDRPSHTLLLAFPSCLVRLPTARCHLHSRCMKSCLTSRDPYCGWTRGSTCSFLRPGTRLPFQQDNEYGNFSHLGDCDGVIQQSLLIEPESLVSINLLVASAVSAFTIGAALSGLAVCWIMAHKPGNRRHGNNTPSPPSSARRGGILTSGGGMGGSVLSVTRQGGGDRPCSQGGETLFVMPNGWGKSGELDPGFLPTPEHTPQQKRRGLRLSDSGSGGWDNSQTYLGGSTMGLASPCPLPCPPHPSTAVYLTTRLFQGGGGGRHGGEERGRGGETPRQHYVCLSKPRGEKGRSGTPKSALRKSAGEYVYPMTPQDSPDRRRVVSAPSAPMEFGEPLPIRWPPQEGYILSSQGMVPVPPSSMPLPNGQQYVAQHHTPGPGRAQLRGALGRGRAGGAGGSQPAAE; translated from the exons TGCACGTGCTGTGCTGCCATGACGACCATGGCCCCTCCCCTCACGTTTTCCTCCTGCTCCTGCGATTGGCTCACAGTTCTTTTCCAGAGGAGCCTGGTCCGCTCAGCTACGCTCCCTTAGAGG TGGTGAGGAGGTATCCTGTGTTTGTGGGTAGAGCGCATCGTTCCTCTCAGAGACAGGAGCTGCACATTCAGACAGTGCTCCAGGTCAACCGCACTCTCTACATAGGAGCCAG AGATGATCTATACAGAGTGGAGCTGGACAATATGTCAGGGGATGAAATGTTCTACAGCAAg AAGCGGACGTGGGAATCCAATAAGAACGACATTCGAGTCTGCAGGATGAAGGGCAAACATGAG GAGGAGTGTCGTAACTTCATCAAGGTGTTGTTGAGTCAACATGGAGGACTGTTTGTGTGTGGAACCAATGCCTTCAACCCTTTGTGTGCCAACTACACT AGAGACTCTTTGGAGATGGTGGGAGAAACGTTCAGTGGGATGGCTCGGTGCCCTTATGACCCCAGACACGCCAACGTGGCTCTGTTCGCAG agggCAGTCTCTTCACTGGTACTGTAACAGACTTCCTGGCGATTGATGCTGTGATCTATCGTAGCCTAGGCGTCAGCCCCGCTCTCCGCACTGTCAAACACGACTCCAAATGGTTCAGAG agccctTCTTTGTGAGTGCAGTTGAGTGGGGGCCTCACATCTACTTCTTCTTCAGAGAAATGGCCATGGAGTTCCATCACCTGgagaag GTGATGGTATCTCGTGTGGCGCGGGTGTGTAAGGGGGACCTGGGGGGCTCTCAGAGGGTGTTGGAGAAACAGTGGACATCGTTCCTGAAGGCCAGACTGAACTGTTCTGTCCCAGGAGACTCCCACTTCTATTTCAACCTACTCCACGCCACCAGCCCCATACTCAACATGAACGGCAGAGACGTCATACTAGGACTGTTCTCTACACCGcccaacag TATCCCGgggtctgcagtgtgtgtgtttgacatgCAGCAGTTGGCCAGGGTGTTTGAGGGAAGATTCAAGGAGCAGAAATCTCCAGAATCCATCTGGACGCCCGTGCCTGACGAACTTGTGCCCAAACCCAG gccGGGTGGCTGTGCTGTGCAGGTGCAGGGGTCTCCGTTCAGCTCGTCTAAATCTCTGCCGGATGAAGTGCTGAACTTTGTAAAGACTCATCCCCTGATGGACGAGACCATACCCTTGGTTGGGCACAGACCTTGGGTCATCAAGACTATGGGCAG GTACCAGTTGACAGCAATGGTGGTGGACACAGAGGCTGGTCCCCATAGGAACCGTACAGTGTTGTTCCTGGGCTCCACGCGAGGGACCGTCCTGAAATTCCTCATCCTCCCCAGCGGAGAAAACTCTCCCACACACAGCAATGTGTttctggaggaggtggagggattCAACCCTGAGAA GTGTGGAGAGGACTCTGTCCAGGCTAGACAGTTGTTGTTTCTGTCTCTGGATCGTCCCAGTCACACTCTGCTGCTGGCCTTCCCCTCCTGTCTGGTCAGACTGCCCACAGCACGCTGCCACCTACACTCACGCTGCATGAA GAGCTGTCTGACCTCCAGAGACCCCTACTGTGGCTGGACCAGAGGCAGCACCTGCTCCTTCCTCAGACCAGGCACACG gcttccttttcaacaagacaatgagtATGGCAACTTCTCCCATCTTGGAGACTGTGATG gtgtcATACAGCAGAGTCTGCTGATCGAGCCGGAGAGCCTGGTCTCCATCAACCTGCTGGTGGCGTCTGCAGTCTCAGCCTTCACCATCGGTGCGGCGCTCTCGGGCCTGGCTGTCTGCTGGATTATGGCCCACAAGCCCGGAAACCGTCGCCATGGCAACAACACCCCCAGTCCACCATCCAGCGCCAGGAGAGGGGGGATATTGACATCaggaggagggatggggggatcGGTCCTCAGTGTGACCCGtcagggaggaggggatagaccCTGCTCTCAGGGCGGCGAGACACTGTTTGTGATGCCCAACGGCTGGGGGAAGTCAGGGGAGCTGGACCCAGGGTTCCTGCCTACTCCGGAGCACACGCCCCAGCAGAAAAGACGCGGGCTCAGGCTGTCTGATTCTGGATCAGGGGGGTGGGATAACAGTCAGACCTACCTGGGAGGGAGTACCATGGGGCTGGCGTCTCCCTGCCCTCTCCCTTGTCCCCCACACCCCTCCACCGCTGTCTACCTGACCACCAGACTAttccaggggggaggaggagggaggcacGGGGGTGAGGagcgaggaagaggaggggagacgcCTCGCCAGCACTATGTGTGCCTGAGCAAGCCCCGGGGGGAGAAGGGCAGGAGTGGGACACCAAAGTCGGCACTTCGTAAGTCGGCAGGGGAGTACGTGTACCCCATGACCCCCCAGGACTCTCCGGATAGGAGGAGGGTGGTGTCAGCCCCCAGCGCCCCTATGGAGTTTGGGGAACCCCTGCCAATCCGCTGGCCTCCCCAGGAAGGCTACATCCTCAGCAGCCAGGGCATGGTCCCTGTACCTCCATCCTCTATGCCCCTCCCCAACGGCCAGCAGTACGTGGCCCAGCACCACACCCCCGGGCCGGGCAGGGCTCAGCTGAGAGGGgccctggggagagggagagctggggGAGCTGGTGGATCTCAGCCAGCTGCTGAGTAA